The Paenibacillus sp. FSL R7-0345 DNA segment TATAAATGACATCTTATAAGAAAAACAGATTGGGAGACAGAGAAAGGGGAATTTTAATTAATATGGGGAAAAGGGGATGGCGATGGAGTACTTCATTCAGCAACTAATTAACGGAATTTCCGTAGGCAGCATTTACGCTCTGATCGCCCTTGGCTACACAATGGTTTACGGGATTATCAAGCTGATCAACTTTGCTCACGGCGATGTGTTTATGGTCGGCTCGTTTATCGGACTGTACAGTGCCAGGTTTCTGGCTAATGCCGGACTGCCTCCGGTGCTGGTACTTCTGCTGTCGCTGATTATCTCGATGACGATGAGCTCGCTGCTTGGGATTACCATTGAACGGCTGGCGTATAAGCCGCTGCGCAAGTCCACGAGAATTGCTGCACTTATAACGGCTATCGGCGTATCATTCCTGCTGGAGTATATCGGAGTGCTTATCCTGGGGCCGCAGGCCAAGGGGTTCCCGGATATTATGGAGAAGAAGCAGTATCAGCTGTTCGGAAGCTCCATTCAAGTCGATTCCAATCAGGTCATGATTCTGATAACCACTATCGTCCTGATGATTATTTTGCAATATATCGTACGTTACACTAAGACCGGCAAGGCAATGCGGGCTGTATCGTTTGATATGGAAGCGGCGCGGCTGATGGGGATCAACGTTGACCGTACCATCTCGGCTACCTTTGCCATCGGATCTGCGCTTGCTGCAGCCGCCGGTGTAATCTTCGGTATGACTTACAATTCCGTTGATCCGTTAATGGGCGTAACACCGGGACTTAAAGCTTTTGTAGCGGCAGTACTGGGAGGAATCGGAAGCATTCCGGGCGCGCTTGTCGGCGGATTGCTGCTGGGAACAGTGGAGACTGAAATTTCGTCGCTTGGTTATTCATCCTGGCGTGACGGTGTTGCCTTTGCCGTGCTGATTCTGATCCTGATCTTCAAACCA contains these protein-coding regions:
- a CDS encoding branched-chain amino acid ABC transporter permease, which codes for MEYFIQQLINGISVGSIYALIALGYTMVYGIIKLINFAHGDVFMVGSFIGLYSARFLANAGLPPVLVLLLSLIISMTMSSLLGITIERLAYKPLRKSTRIAALITAIGVSFLLEYIGVLILGPQAKGFPDIMEKKQYQLFGSSIQVDSNQVMILITTIVLMIILQYIVRYTKTGKAMRAVSFDMEAARLMGINVDRTISATFAIGSALAAAAGVIFGMTYNSVDPLMGVTPGLKAFVAAVLGGIGSIPGALVGGLLLGTVETEISSLGYSSWRDGVAFAVLILILIFKPSGLFGKNVREKV